A part of Caldisalinibacter kiritimatiensis genomic DNA contains:
- a CDS encoding rubrerythrin family protein — protein MNAMTAENLRSAFGGESQAHMRYRVWAKKAEEEGFKNVATLFRAISYAEEVHASNHFEALKDEKGDFLVASGSGFGLGTTSENLQAAADGEMFEVEQMYPAYKAVAEMQGEKLAARFMHYALEAEKTHAELYLKAKDSVDEGKDFNIDSVHVCEICGYTTIDEAPDVCPVCGAKIEKFKAFSE, from the coding sequence ATGAATGCAATGACAGCAGAAAATTTAAGATCAGCTTTTGGAGGAGAAAGTCAAGCTCATATGAGATATAGAGTATGGGCTAAAAAAGCAGAGGAAGAGGGATTTAAAAATGTAGCAACACTTTTCAGAGCTATATCTTATGCAGAAGAAGTTCATGCAAGTAACCACTTTGAAGCTTTAAAGGATGAAAAAGGTGACTTTTTAGTTGCATCTGGATCAGGTTTTGGGTTAGGAACTACTTCAGAAAATTTACAAGCTGCAGCAGATGGTGAAATGTTCGAAGTAGAGCAAATGTATCCAGCATATAAAGCAGTAGCAGAAATGCAAGGAGAAAAATTGGCAGCTAGGTTTATGCATTATGCTCTAGAAGCAGAAAAGACACATGCAGAGCTTTATTTAAAAGCAAAAGACTCAGTGGATGAAGGAAAAGATTTTAACATAGATAGTGTGCATGTTTGTGAGATTTGTGGGTATACTACAATAGATGAGGCTCCTGATGTATGCCCAGTATGTGGTGCAAAGATAGAGAAATTTAAGGCATTTAGTGAATAA
- the abc-f gene encoding ribosomal protection-like ABC-F family protein: MIEFNLNSIQKYYGANKVLDDINFEVNTGEKIGIVGVNGTGKTTIFKIISGREGYDGGILSIKKGSVIGYIDQIPDYPKSYSVMDVLKTAFKELFSIKKEMQNLEEKMSAVKESELEKIMKRYSNLQIKFENNGGYEIEEKLNRICTGLRFSEEFKKRKFDTLSGGEKTTVILGKTLLQSPDVLLLDEPTNHLDIESIEWLESFLQDYKGTVLIISHDRYFLDKVVQKIIEIEGGKAHVYNGNYSYYIEEKERRLLAQMQAYKNQQKKIKAMEEAIKRFRDWGSRADNEDMFKKAKNMEKRIEKMDKIDKPILEKNKIKLDFSTDNRTGKEVIYIQGLKKKFKDKVILEDVDLLVLKKEKVGLLGKNGSGKSTLLKIILKEYSIDEGEIKIGPSIKIGYLEQEVTFEDEEHTVLQAFRHVAPMIEGKARNILAKFLFCGEDVFKKVKTLSGGERTRLKLCQLMHQDINTLILDEPTNHLDIDSKEILEKALLEYDGTIVFVSHDRYFINKIAERIVEIEDKKLVNYKGNYDYYKREKGKQHTFNKQDYRSEKRKKKKKLSDKNQKIRTHYNKKVSNLEKEIKEVEKLLKAKDNQMLQHATDYDKLQRLHKEKEQIQHKLDSLLEQWVELNEKMSKNKK, from the coding sequence ATGATAGAGTTTAATTTAAATTCAATACAAAAATACTATGGAGCAAATAAAGTGCTTGATGATATTAACTTTGAAGTTAATACTGGAGAAAAAATAGGAATTGTTGGTGTGAATGGTACTGGTAAGACTACTATATTTAAAATAATTTCAGGAAGAGAAGGGTATGATGGAGGAATATTATCGATAAAAAAAGGCTCTGTAATAGGTTATATTGACCAGATACCAGACTATCCCAAAAGCTATTCAGTTATGGATGTATTAAAAACTGCATTTAAAGAATTATTTAGCATAAAAAAAGAGATGCAAAATTTAGAAGAAAAAATGTCAGCAGTTAAAGAGTCAGAGTTAGAAAAAATAATGAAGAGATATAGTAATTTACAAATTAAATTTGAAAACAATGGTGGATATGAAATAGAAGAGAAGTTAAATAGGATTTGTACGGGCTTAAGATTTAGTGAAGAGTTTAAAAAAAGGAAGTTTGACACTTTAAGTGGAGGTGAAAAAACTACTGTAATTTTAGGAAAGACTTTATTACAGAGTCCTGATGTTTTACTTTTGGATGAGCCAACTAATCACTTAGATATCGAATCAATTGAATGGTTGGAAAGCTTTTTACAAGACTATAAAGGTACAGTTTTAATTATATCCCACGATAGATATTTTCTTGATAAAGTAGTTCAGAAGATAATTGAGATTGAAGGTGGGAAGGCCCATGTGTATAATGGAAATTATTCTTATTATATAGAAGAAAAAGAAAGACGACTTCTAGCTCAAATGCAAGCATATAAAAATCAGCAGAAAAAGATAAAAGCCATGGAGGAAGCTATAAAAAGGTTTAGAGATTGGGGTTCTAGGGCAGATAATGAAGATATGTTTAAAAAAGCGAAAAATATGGAAAAGAGAATAGAAAAAATGGATAAAATAGATAAACCTATATTAGAGAAAAATAAAATTAAGCTTGACTTTTCAACTGATAATAGAACAGGCAAAGAAGTTATATATATACAGGGATTAAAGAAAAAATTCAAAGATAAAGTTATATTAGAAGATGTAGATTTACTTGTATTGAAAAAAGAAAAAGTAGGGTTACTAGGTAAAAATGGAAGTGGGAAATCCACTTTATTAAAAATAATATTGAAGGAGTACTCTATTGACGAAGGTGAAATAAAAATAGGGCCAAGTATAAAGATAGGTTATCTTGAACAAGAGGTAACTTTTGAAGATGAAGAACACACAGTATTACAAGCCTTTAGACATGTTGCTCCTATGATTGAAGGAAAAGCAAGAAATATATTGGCGAAATTTTTATTCTGCGGTGAAGATGTATTTAAAAAAGTAAAGACTTTATCTGGTGGTGAAAGAACTAGACTAAAATTATGTCAGCTAATGCATCAAGACATAAATACATTAATATTAGATGAACCTACTAATCATTTAGATATTGATTCAAAAGAAATATTAGAAAAAGCTTTATTGGAATATGATGGTACTATAGTATTTGTATCCCATGATAGATATTTTATCAATAAAATTGCTGAAAGGATTGTTGAAATAGAAGATAAAAAGCTAGTAAATTATAAAGGAAATTATGATTACTATAAAAGAGAAAAGGGAAAACAACATACATTTAACAAACAAGATTATAGAAGTGAAAAGAGAAAAAAGAAAAAGAAATTAAGTGATAAAAACCAAAAAATCAGAACTCATTATAATAAAAAAGTAAGTAATTTAGAAAAAGAAATAAAAGAGGTAGAAAAATTATTGAAAGCAAAGGATAATCAAATGCTTCAACATGCCACGGATTATGACAAACTACAAAGGTTACACAAAGAAAAGGAACAAATACAACATAAGTTAGATAGCTTATTAGAGCAATGGGTTGAGTTAAACGAAAAAATGTCGAAAAATAAAAAATAA